The following is a genomic window from Malus sylvestris chromosome 7, drMalSylv7.2, whole genome shotgun sequence.
GAGCTGGTcgcttttgttgttttaaattaATGAGGATGTTTTGGATTCAAAACACCATGTCTGTTTATTTACTTTTCAATTCTactaatttcttttaataagaatataaatttataaaaattggcCAAATGATCAAAATGTTTGACTTGACAGTAAGTGGTGGTTTACgttgtttaaaattatcaaTGAGGTCTTGGGTTTGAAACACTATGCGTCTTTTGTTACTTTCCAACttttatgaatttattttcataagagtttaaatttataaaatttgtctAAACAATCAAGAGGTTTAATAAGAAGTAAtggtttttgttgttcaaaattaaCGAGAGATTCTGAGTTCGAAAtactatgtgcatgtttattcttttcatttttacgAATTTCTGTTTAgttgttaatttctgtttagTTACAagctagtagctatgtgggttgcAGTTTTTGAACATTCGTTCCAAATCAAGTCTAACCTTCAACAAAGTGGACAAaattttagaccaaatttacaaatcataTGACGTGTCACCAATAGGTATAATTTAGTACTCATTCATTgcttatacatatcaattaaagactagAAAACATCATTAATTTTTAGCCTTTATTGAAAAGGTTAGCATATATAAAAAATACATCgtgatttatataaaaatactttTGAAGTTCAgatagaaagaaaacaaaactcatcatctatctacttgtaagcccaGGATTTTTTTGGTTCCATTCTcttgatacaaaataaattagtttttccgTGTTTCTATATTATTGTGTTTGAAGTacttttctaagtataattttatcgaaGTCTTACGtgtaaaaacaaataattttttatatgaaGTTAGGGCACATTTTTTGGTGTTGCCCCGAACCTCAAAAATCTCAGGACCGGCCAGTGTGTGAAAGttaaaaaatgtgtgtgaaaatcaatCTCATCTGTAAATTTTGCCTAAGCACTCTAACGAGTTTATTATTGTCAGAACAAATTAACTACGGCTTATTCGataattattttgttcttaAATTTCACTTTTATCGTTGAAGAGTTAGAGTGGTAATACATAGGAGAAAGGAGACATAAGAAGAGCGGATGGAGGATGGTGAGGTGCAACCCTGCGAGAGCACCCCTTTGAATCCACTCTTATCCTACCTACTTCTCTTCCACATTCCTGTAATCTTTAATTCTGCATTGCCAAAAGCACAGCCAGCAACATCCAGCCAAGCTTTCTAAAGAGCAAGAAAGACAAGAGGAGTTCCATTTGAGCTCTTCTTATGCTTGGCTGTATATTGCTGGCTGTGCTTGCTTCTATCTTGGTATTTTCTTTGACAAATCCTAATGCAGCTCAAATGAATAAGACAATTTCGCCTAATCCGTACGAGAATAGGCTGCATATCATAATACTCATAAACTTGTGTGGGATTCTAATGCAGGTCATTCACACAAATCATCGTTGTTAGTACTACCGCAGATTATTCATAACCAGATCATGTAAGGCTCCCTATAAGACATTTAGACAGTATGGTTTAGGGATCGAAATCAACATTACCTACGACACAAGAATAACTGCATCCCGTGATAGTTTCTGTCATAGTTTTATCTATTTTGATAACTTGTATCATGTTAGACAACCGTGAATCATCAATCTTACTGAACAACGAAAGAACTAATGTTATCGTAATGACATAAAATAATTCTCCAACCAAAGTAACGATAAACAATATGCTTAAATGTGAGCCATTGATCGAATACTAAATGAATACATTTCTATAGAATTTAGTGAGATATAAACAATTCAATTCCTGTGTAGTTTTATCATTTCCATTAAATCGAGGAATCATTTTATGGTTCCCTAGCATCAGTTAGTCTTCTTCTTGCCTTAGAGTCATCGAGATAGTTCTGATAAATATAAGAGGCGAAACCCCAAAGAGCCAGAAGCATAGCAATTACCTTGGCACCgttcatcttgtcatggaagaTTATCACAGCGGCTATAGGAGTAACAGCCAAAGAGAGAGTACTGATTACattggagaagagagaagaaaccACGAAAATTAAGCCCACGACACCAACAGAACAAATTTGCCAAGCCACAGCTGTCCAAACTAGGGTCATCACGTAAGAAACTCGTCCCTTGCCATAGTTTTCCATCTCCCCATTCAAACTCCTCCATTCCCCACTTGCAAAAAGACCTACAATTGCAGCACAAGTAGCGACCAGGGCCGTATAGATTTGCATCTCCAGAACCACAGAAAACGTTTCCTTTTTTAAAACCTTTTGGAAAGAAAGCTGCATGAGGGAAAGCAAAAGAGAGTACAGTGCAGAGGCTCCAATGGTACAGATGAAGCCAAGGATATATTTCCCCTTTGAGACTCCTGTTGGTCCTCCAGAATCATCATCGACGGCAATAAGAGCTGCTGAGAATGACACGATAATCACTGAATTAAGAATTAGCATTGTGAACTTCTGAGAGTTGAGGAAGTACGAGAAAACTGCATTAAAAGCTAATTGAGTTGCGCATATGAGGGAATAAGTGGAGGCAGATAGGTACAAGAGTCCGACAGAATACAACATGTTGTCACCAGCTAAGAGCACTCCAATAGAGAAGTAAACCAAGGCAAGAACTTTAATGGAAGGCGGGTTTGAAGAAGTTGCTTGATCTTTGGatgaaggaagaaaataaagcgGGATGAAAAGGACTGGGAAGGCTGCAGTTTGGACAAGAGTAGCCAACCACTTACTATTGCCACCCTGGTCATAATAGAATCTTCCCAGTAAAACTGCAGCAGACTGCCCCACAAGGAGGAAGACGACGTTGAGTACCACCAAAAACCACCACTGCCAACGACCAAGTTTAACAAATAGTGTTTGCTCAATCACAGTTCCATCTCTGGGTAAAATCGATTCCTGGCTATCTGTatttacatacacacacatgtaAACAAATTATTAAGGTTACAGTTCATCGAATGGTTACAACCAGAAACTAAAGCATTAAAAAGAGGAGAATCATGAAACATGTAATCAGAAAACATGGCATCTATACAGAGATTTTTATCTACATTTCAAGGTTTGGTACAGATCTGGTAAATATCAGAGCTAGAATTTATATAGAAATTATTGGTCAAGATGCAAGTAACAACGCTCTTATTTCCTCATATGTGTAGTCAATATAGTCCTTCCATAATCTTTGAAATTAATATGACTTACACAACTGATGATTTAAACTTTTGTTGCATCATGTTTCTTGCAAATACAAAAGCATATGCAAGTTAGCTTCTATCAGGTTGGCAAACAAATCACAAGCCGCAACATTGAACACGTTCCTTTTCAAATGACGGTGACTCTAAGATTCAAACATAAAATAAAGGCCTTTTTATGGTCATCACTTCTTTCCATTCATCAAATGCCCGGGAACATTTTGATGAAGGGATTCATTCATAAGCACTAACATAAATGTGTTTGTAAAATTCATTTAGCATTCTGCAATTTCAACAACATTGCCTGCAAGTGCAAATGTAAACGAGGCGCAGGCCAAACAGTAATCAAATGAAACATTGAAAAGATCCAGACCTTCGTATAGGATATCTTTCAATCAATTAAACATTCAAGAAGTCAATTGCGTAACAAATACATACTTAACAATAACCAGCTAAAAGCATAACAGATTCAAATCCAAAACTAGCCAGCTAAAAGCATACAGTAATCACCAGAAGCATAGAAAAGTTAATAAATGAATTAAAAGAACCAGTTTgtggaaacaaaaaagaagccGAAAATCGGAAACCCAATTGGAAGTTTCATGTGAGTGATTGATTgtaactggaaaaaaaaaattaaaaaaaaaaaacttttatttaAGTGACCAAAATTTAAGCTTTGCATCCTATTCTGTTCTTGTTCGCATACGTACAGTCGGCCAGCGAACCAAATGAAGCCTCAGATTCTGATTATTCTAATGAAACCCAATAACATgttaatcaaaataaacaaaacccaTATCTAATTTCTCCAGTAATCTTCACAACTcaacacaaaaacataaaattatacataaaataataaataaaaaaacgagagagagagacctggcATGGCCATGTTTGCTtagttagggttagggttggCGTTGGCGTGACTGAATGAAAGGCTTTTTGAAGTGGTGGAGGTAGAGCGGCAGTAATCGGCGGGCAGTGTTATTATCATAGTTAAGATTGGAATTAAGAGGTTATTAACTTAATCTTAATCACACAAAATTTtcgcaattttattttatactttttatttACTGTTTTGGTGTTCTTCCAGAATCAGAATTTTAGACTTTGTTTCGAAAACAGTGGCGAGTTTTCAGAGAAAAACAGAGTCGTAGGAATATACAACTTAAAAAGCCAAACAAATACTGTACTTTACATACCTCTCCACCAATCCGATTCTGCCGCGTGTGAACCCATCAGATATCTGCGCGGCACAGAGAAAAGCAGAAGAGACTCTTTTGAGAACCGAGGAGCCAGAGGGAAAGAAGAGACCTGTGAATCCAACACCAACCTCTGATTGGGCCGCGGGGGTATTATTGGTATTTGATATGTGGCCACCACATTACCAACTGTGACTAATGATTTGAGAGCAGAGATTTGGTCACGTTCTggatttgttttggtttggatGCTTCTTGCTGGCTTTGTGTTATCCCAATTAAAGAATAGTTTGGAAGTGcatttaaaatgactgaaaacgcttataaaaaaaatgtttttgaattattaaagtacaatattttttatttctcaaagCACTTGAAGTACTTCCTGCAAAAAAGTTTCTTGTAAGAATCACTTCAAAACGCTTTTTCAAAATtcatttgcatttttactaaggctTGATCCAAAAACGCTTTGAACCATTTTAAATGCAATTCCAAACAAACCATACATGTGTAAAAATGATCAGCATTTGGATTTCAGTAATTGAAAGCGGAAGGAAATCCAAATAGAAGTCGGTTTTAAAGAtgttcctcttcacttataaacCAAAAGCCTGGTTCGATTCTATGAATAATAAGTTCAATACCAATTTATTTTTCTGATTCGACAGTAATCAGCTCGAGCGCATGCCAATAACTAAAATAGTGCGAAACTTTCCGAACATACCCATACAATACAACCATCCGAATTTATTAAAATTAGTTTGCAGAAAAGAAATGTAAATGTTTCTTTTAATTACTTTTAACCGAGTCTGAAAGTCTGATATTCTAAACTTACCCAAACAGTGTACACTTGCTAACAATTAACCAAACACAAAACCCCAAATGCTACAAAATGGTGGAACTCAGACAGCAACTAACTTTACAGATAGTAGGATCAAAGCGGCATACAAGGAACggggcaaaaaataaaaaataaaaataaaaataaaaattcagttTAATACCCATGTAAAAATTAACAAGCGCATCCGCCTGACTGTGCCTGCGACTGTGATGAATTTGCGTTCGAAGACTTCAGGTTCACATCAACCATGTCCTCTTGCTTCGTTGAAGAAAGTGTTTCCATTCCTGGTAAAGCTGCGGCAATCTTCCGAAACAGTGCCTGTTGTGAGAATAACAGATTTAATTTAAATCTACGTATATAGCAAGTACTGAACAGTAGCACAATCACCAGCATTAAGGGAGTAGAGTATGATACAACTCGCTGAGCAGAAATGCAGCTTACCTTGATATTGAAGCCAGCCTTGGCACTGGTCTCGATAAACATAACATTGAGGTCACGAGCTTtggcttctccttcctctatGGAAACTTGCCTGTCCATCAATCCACAATACACCCCAAATATGAGCACCAGAAGTGGCAAGAAAAATCAAATGCAAGAAGCTAGCTAGCCTAACTGACAATGAGATACGACCTGAGGGGAAAACTTGTACCACCCTCCTCGTTCCCATCTACAGTACCAAACACGTATTCACCATACATGTTTTACGAATGAACATCCACACAGCTTGATAAAAAAACATCTTAAAGTGCtcagattggtcaagtatgcaAATGAAATAATAGGAAAAAAGTTGCACTAAATGAACATGTCATCGTTGCCATGCAGACCACGTCCACATGTACAAGACTATCAAACTAAAAAGTGAAATTGAAGTAGGAAACACGAGAATCAACATTCTTTATAACTTActgcaaagaagaaaacaaatcacTACCTTTTGTCTACAAGATCTGTTTTGTTTCCAACAAGTACAATGATAACATCACTTCCCCGCTCAGTGCGAACCTCTTCAATCCACTTGGAAGTGTTTAAGAATGATTGTCTGCCTACACATAAGAATGAGCCAAAAATGGTTAGTGAAATTCATCAAACATGAAATCCCAGTCATTTAATCAGAAAGATACAAACTTCAAGTCCAATAAATCAGAAAGATACAAACTTCAACTCCAATAAAGTtacttttgagagagagagagagagagagagaaagaaagagagatcaTACTTGCAACATCATATACAATGACAGCCACAGAGGAATCCCTGATGTAGCTAGGAATGAGACTCCTGAACCTTTCCTGCCCAGCAGTATCCCTGTTCAAAATTTCTAAGAGTTTATGTATCACGGGATAAAAAATATTCCCACAATGCCAATCTTGTTCTAGGATGACTTAAGTAAACCCTGCTAATCACTGAGAGAACTATAAAACAACCCCACAACTTCAGAGCAAATGTTTAAAAATGAAATGTGAAATGTGGCTCGAGTGCTTAGAATGAGTACTACTGAGTGCCAAGGGTCAATATCTTGTATAAAAGAAGCCTAATAACCATTCATTTAAGTCAACAGTAAACTAACATAACATCATGGaattcttttcaaaaaaaaaaaacataacatcATGGAATGAGAATGCCGAGCAAGATCATGTCAAAATGAAAACTTAACCTTATACATGAAAACGGGAGTTATACTCCATCAATTGGTCacaaaaattaggaagaaaaagataaCATCTACAGGACCAAAAACTAAATAAAGGGATAAAGACTAACCAGAGCTGCAACCGAACAGTTCGATCTTCAAGATACATTGTCTTTGACAGAAAATCAATGCCGATGGTAGCCTGGTTgtaacaaataaacatacaagctAAGAAAGAGAAAACTTGAACAAATAATTAACAACATGTAGGTTGAGTATTGAGAATAGATATCAGTACAGAAATGTAAGAAAAATGAATGACattttacaaacaaaaaaatttacacaatcccaacaaaaaaaaaaggtaataaATATATCTGACCAGTTACTAAAAGAGataagcaacaacaacaacaaagccttttcccactaagtggggtcggctatatgaatcctagaacgccattgcgctcggttttgtgtcatgtcctccgttagatccaagtactctaagtcttttcttagagtctcttccaaagttttcctaggtcttcctctaccccttcggccctgaacctctgtcccgtagtcacatcttcgaaccggagcgtcattcggccttctttgcacatgtccaaatcaccggagccgattttctctcatctttcctacaatttcggctactcctactttacctcggatatcctcattcccaatcttatcctttctcgtgtgcccacacatcccacgaagcatcctcatctccgctacacccattttgtgtacgtgttgatgcttcaccgcccaacattctgtgccatacaacatcgctggccttattgccgtcctataaaattttcccttgagcttcagtggcctacgacggtcacacaacacgccggatgcattctaacacttcatccatccagctcgtattctatggttgagatctccatctaattctccgttctcttgcaagatagatcctaggtagcgaaaacggtcgctttttgtgatcttcgctagattgctccggtcattagtgtggataagtatataaatggatagagataggaaagcaaacacaagatgtacgtggttcacccatattggctacgtccacggaatagaagagttctcattaattgtgaagggtttacacaagtacataggttcaagctctcctttagtgagtacaagtgaatgatttagtacaaatgacattaagaaatattgtgggagaatgatctcgtaatcacgaaacttctaagtatcggagtgtggagtcgtcttgacttgccttatctgtctcataggtagatgtggcatcttctctggaagtactcttcctccatccaggggtggtatctttaactggtggagatgcacaaggtaatgtatcaatttcacttgaagcttacttgtagtttcaggcttggtcaagcgcgatacaaaccatgtagtaggagtcccccaagtcgccgagctagggggtctgctgaaagaggtgacagacaaggtaagcaatcagagctccgactgattgttcaccttctccccatcttgcagcagcatgaaggataaagagaagaaaaatgagaagagatgatatgagatacttttgcttttgaagaagtaactttccacaggcttattcttgaactgagctggagggttttctggtttcctccagagtataaggccgactgaagaatttgagggtcaaaacaagtccatcaaatctagagtacgttccaccctgctgatatgggatacttttgcttttgacagagtaatggatgtatcggcacgtgtgctgttacgcttgtctccacatgcttccttgtatccttcgcacttgccctatctgttcctcaagcagatgcagaatcttccctggaaacataagatgttgaagatgagtactcgagagcaatgccaggtaagtaatcaggtaaggggttccaggcagtcagttcttggctggaagcttgattccaagtgctgactgattgctctctttctccttgtcttgcaggtaaaaacaaggccaaaggaaaagacagggaaaaagcatgatatgggatactcttgcttttaaccctgatgatatgagatattcttgctctagtatagcttgtttgcaaaggtattatcggggggaaagaaagctgaatatttcgaaaggcttcgttgggagtgccctctcagatatgatgaagggttgagcatttttgcaggtctgcctgtccgttggggatggagattgacatatataggagtctccctaacaagtagtaatgctattcctttaccctgcttggtcatagcacggtagtgggagctgtcagtttcacatgttttaactctgtcagagcactttgaaaaagtggtctgtggtatctggctctcgagattcggagaacgatgcctcttcgatttttgagaaagcaatcatgctgggggtctggctctcgagattcggagagcagtgtctcttcgatttttgaggaagtaatcatgttgggagtctggctctcgagattcggagggcggtgcctcttcgattttggagcaagcaatcttgttgggagtgttgtctcgaatgtgagtaaaggttgggcatgtttgctagtctaccttgccacgaagcacaaaggttgatacacagggactttccaattatccagcaatggtactgttcctttaccctctcttcgattttgagaaagtagtcatgttgggagtctggctctcgagattcggaggacggtgcctcttcgattttggagcaagcaatcttgttgggagtgttttctcgaatgtgagtaaaggttgggcatgtttgctagtctaccttgccacgaagcacagaggttaacacacagggagtttccaattatccagcagtggtactgttcctttacccttgtgggtaataatatggtagctagaccttcaaaatttatgtgtctaaactttgttagtgttgtttctttgctattcttttacctttcttggtcagagcgatgtagtgggagctgcaagcttcacgtgctcaactttggcagagaactttggcaaagttatctgtggtacccatgagctattgttgcgtgtgggaagtgggtgattgaacagtaagattcatgtgctttctacttcaccagaagtcttcgacagaatgcccataatttctgcaaagctgagtgtgcgtgtgacaggtgctgacaaggctagaaaagtaggtgcctcttcgatttctgagatcggccctcgtggtctctgagcagcccagcttttgagaaagcgagcgcctcttcgattgattcgaagaacgatgcctcatcgatttttgagaaagcagtcacgctgggggtctggctctcgaagattcggggagcagtgtctcttcgattttttagaaagtaatcatgttgggagtctggctctcgagattcggagggcggtgcctcttcgattttggagcaagcaatcttgttgggagtgttttctcgaatgtgagtaaaggttgggcatgtttgctagtctaccttgccacgaagcacagaggttgacacacagggactttccaattatccagcaatggtactgttcctttaccctctcttcgatttttaagaaagtagtcatgttgggagtctggctctcgagattcggaggacggtgcctcttcgattttggagcaagcaatcttattgggagtgttttctcgaatgtgagtaaaggttgggcatgtttgctagtctaccttgccacgaagcacagaggttgacacacagggactgtccaattatccagcagtggtactgttcctttacccttgtgggtaataatatggtagctagaccttcaaaatttatgggtctaaactttgttagtgctgtttctttgctattcttttacccttcttggtcagagcgatgtagtgggagctgcaagcttcacgtgctcaactttggcagggaactttggcaaagttttctgtggtacccatgagctattgttgcgtgtgggaagtgggtgattgaacagtaagattcatgtgttttctacttccccagaagtcttcgacagaatgcccataatttccgcaaagctgagtgtgcgtgtgacaggtgctgacaaggctggaaaagtaggtgcctcttcgatttctgagatcggccctcgtggtctctggggagcccagcttttgagaaagcgagcgcctcttcaatttctgagaccagccttcgtggtctttgagcagcccaacttttgagaaagcaaacgcctcttagatttctgagatcaaccctcgtgatctctaagcagcccagcttttgagaaagcaaacgcctcttcgatttctgagcaggcgcctcttcgatttctgaagctccgtcgagtgcagatttttataagggctggcattaagttccaaagcacacttga
Proteins encoded in this region:
- the LOC126627828 gene encoding probable purine permease 11 isoform X2, which gives rise to MAMPDSQESILPRDGTVIEQTLFVKLGRWQWWFLVVLNVVFLLVGQSAAVLLGRFYYDQGGNSKWLATLVQTAAFPVLFIPLYFLPSSKDQATSSNPPSIKVLALVYFSIGVLLAGDNMLYSVGLLYLSASTYSLICATQLAFNAVFSYFLNSQKFTMLILNSVIIVSFSAALIAVDDDSGGPTGVSKGKYILGFICTIGASALYSLLLSLMQLSFQKVLKKETFSVVLEMQIYTALVATCAAIVGLFASGEWRSLNGEMENYGKGRVSYVMTLVWTAVAWQICSVGVVGLIFVVSSLFSNVISTLSLAVTPIAAVIIFHDKMNGAKVIAMLLALWGFASYIYQNYLDDSKARRRLTDAREP
- the LOC126627828 gene encoding probable purine permease 11 isoform X1; amino-acid sequence: MGSHAAESDWWRDSQESILPRDGTVIEQTLFVKLGRWQWWFLVVLNVVFLLVGQSAAVLLGRFYYDQGGNSKWLATLVQTAAFPVLFIPLYFLPSSKDQATSSNPPSIKVLALVYFSIGVLLAGDNMLYSVGLLYLSASTYSLICATQLAFNAVFSYFLNSQKFTMLILNSVIIVSFSAALIAVDDDSGGPTGVSKGKYILGFICTIGASALYSLLLSLMQLSFQKVLKKETFSVVLEMQIYTALVATCAAIVGLFASGEWRSLNGEMENYGKGRVSYVMTLVWTAVAWQICSVGVVGLIFVVSSLFSNVISTLSLAVTPIAAVIIFHDKMNGAKVIAMLLALWGFASYIYQNYLDDSKARRRLTDAREP
- the LOC126627844 gene encoding ras-related protein RABH1b gives rise to the protein MAPVSALAKYKLVFLGDQSVGKTSIITRFMYDKFDNTYQATIGIDFLSKTMYLEDRTVRLQLWDTAGQERFRSLIPSYIRDSSVAVIVYDVASRQSFLNTSKWIEEVRTERGSDVIIVLVGNKTDLVDKRQVSIEEGEAKARDLNVMFIETSAKAGFNIKALFRKIAAALPGMETLSSTKQEDMVDVNLKSSNANSSQSQAQSGGCAC